In Huiozyma naganishii CBS 8797 chromosome 5, complete genome, the genomic window ACAATGGACTGGCACGACCTCATGGTCCGCAGCGAACTCCTCTTCATCCgtttcaagaaaatgatCGACGTCATGGACCGCAAGCAGGAATTGGCGACCACCACAATCACTACTGAAACCTCAGAGGAGCACCGCGCACCGCCGAACGAGTCTCAGCACCTCCGGAGACTGCTCTCCCGCGACATCGTCATCCAACGCGAGGCACTCATCGCTGACGGGACCCCGAAATCGGATTTACgctgaaaatttttcctcttctcgaactgaaaatttttcttgtgAAGAACGATACGGGTTGAACAGTTGACAAGGAAGGGTTGCGTAGTAGGGCCTGTGTGTTGGATAGACGGCAGGGTGTTTCACTCGGTGGATAGACAATTGGTGCACTCGGTTCTCCatcttttccattttttttctacaCACTCTTTTGAGCTCTCCGTTCTGCTTAGATGCTCGACGTTATACCTTGCGAGGTGATCAATTGGACTATACTGAATGAGATAATATCCATGGATGAGGACGACCCGGAGTTCTCGAGGGGTCTGATCACGCAGTTCATAGACCAGGCGGAGAACACTTTCCACGACATGGACGTGCATCTGCACGGGGACGGCGACCTGAAGGAGCTGGATAATCTGGGACACTTCCTCAAGGGGTCCTCCGCGGCGCTCGGGTTGCAACGGATAGCGTGGGTGTGTGAGCGGATCCAGAACTTGGGCAGGAAGCTGGAGCAGGAGTTCCCCTCGAGAGAGACGCTGCTGGACAGCTTGCCCGCCTCCGCAGGGGTCCAACCGCAGGACAGAGTGGAACCCTCAGTGGCCCCCGCAGTGGGTGCACAGGAGGGGAACGACGACGCGGTGTACTTGGCTCTGATCGGCAGGGCGCTGGCGCAGGCAAGGATCGAGTTCAAACTGGCCAGGACG contains:
- the YPD1 gene encoding Ypd1p (similar to Saccharomyces cerevisiae YPD1 (YDL235C); ancestral locus Anc_2.27), with amino-acid sequence MLDVIPCEVINWTILNEIISMDEDDPEFSRGLITQFIDQAENTFHDMDVHLHGDGDLKELDNLGHFLKGSSAALGLQRIAWVCERIQNLGRKLEQEFPSRETLLDSLPASAGVQPQDRVEPSVAPAVGAQEGNDDAVYLALIGRALAQARIEFKLARTELSQYYGAQL